A window of Bacillus sp. DX3.1 genomic DNA:
CTATGTTTTAAATAATGATAGCGTTTTCAGTTTAAAGTGAGAAGTTTATGGTCATAACGAATGTTTTGGTCATTTTGGTCTCATTTTTTCACTTCACGAAATACATAACGATTAATTGGTCTTCCAACTCCACCATATTGAACCGCTAAACGAATCAAACCGCTCTTTTCTAGATAATCTAAATAGCGCCTAGCAGTTACTCTAGCTATCCCAATTGCACTTGCAACTTCTTCTGCAGAATGCGGTTCATCTTGCTTTTTTACATAATCCGCAATTTCATTTAATGTAAATTCATTTAACCCTTTCGGTAAGTTATTTTCTACTTTCTTAGATCGCCCAGAATATAATAATAAATCAAGCTGTTCCTGTGAAATTGCCCCAGATTCCTTCAAACTCATTCTATATTGCCGATATTTTTCTAAAGATTGCTGAATTCGATACAATTTAAACGGCTTAATAATATAGTCCATGGCTCCGTTTTGAAGCATAAGTTTAATTGTTTCTCTATCTTTAGCAGCAGACACAACAATGACATCCGGTTCTAATTCTTGCTTTCTAAATT
This region includes:
- a CDS encoding response regulator, yielding MAYKEEIKVLLIEDDPMVQEVNKEFIRSVSGFQVIAVASNGEEGIDLVKEMNPDLVILDIFMPKKDGIKVLQEFRKQELEPDVIVVSAAKDRETIKLMLQNGAMDYIIKPFKLYRIQQSLEKYRQYRMSLKESGAISQEQLDLLLYSGRSKKVENNLPKGLNEFTLNEIADYVKKQDEPHSAEEVASAIGIARVTARRYLDYLEKSGLIRLAVQYGGVGRPINRYVFREVKK